The Phycisphaerae bacterium genome has a segment encoding these proteins:
- a CDS encoding TraR/DksA C4-type zinc finger protein, translating to MSKERKSKTNLTPDEIKKFKALLLAKRDEILNNVTHMEDETLRKQRSDLSNMPIHLADAGSDTFELENTLGLVGSERKLLQEIHDALDRIENKTYGICEGEGGPIAKVRLKAIPWARYCVKCASLSEKGLLAREEPQRDSDYGRISEEQDDNFDNITDEQNND from the coding sequence ATGAGCAAAGAACGAAAAAGCAAAACCAATCTGACACCAGATGAAATAAAAAAATTCAAGGCACTGCTGCTGGCAAAACGAGACGAAATACTGAACAACGTAACTCATATGGAAGATGAGACGCTGCGGAAACAAAGAAGCGACTTGTCAAATATGCCCATTCACCTGGCCGACGCAGGAAGTGACACTTTCGAGCTGGAAAACACTTTAGGGCTTGTCGGCAGTGAACGGAAACTCCTTCAAGAAATTCATGATGCGCTGGATCGGATTGAAAACAAAACATACGGGATTTGTGAGGGTGAGGGAGGGCCCATCGCGAAGGTTCGATTAAAAGCGATTCCTTGGGCTCGATACTGCGTAAAGTGCGCGAGTTTGTCGGAAAAAGGTCTTCTGGCCAGAGAAGAACCCCAGCGAGACTCAGACTACGGCCGAATCAGCGAGGAGCAAGATGACAATTTTGACAATATCACCGACGAGCAAAATAACGACTAA
- a CDS encoding arginine decarboxylase, pyruvoyl-dependent produces MNNPVPTQIFLTKGVGQHKYQLKSFEVALRQAGVAQQNLVQVSSILPPRCKVISLENGLKKLIPGQISYCVLARADTDEHGRLIASSIGVALPKDEDQWGYLSEVHGHGKNSQQAGDLAEDLAAGMLGTTLGLELDPDQAWSEKEQAYKSSGLFVKTTNITQTAKGQEGLWTTTVAIAMFLFD; encoded by the coding sequence ATGAACAACCCTGTTCCTACACAGATATTCCTGACCAAAGGAGTCGGACAGCATAAATACCAGTTGAAGTCCTTCGAGGTGGCGTTAAGACAAGCCGGCGTAGCACAGCAGAATTTAGTGCAGGTATCTTCAATTCTGCCGCCGAGGTGCAAGGTTATCAGTCTGGAGAACGGATTGAAAAAACTGATTCCGGGACAAATATCCTACTGCGTGCTGGCAAGGGCCGATACCGATGAGCACGGACGTTTAATAGCTTCTTCGATAGGAGTCGCACTGCCCAAAGATGAAGACCAGTGGGGATACCTCAGCGAGGTGCACGGCCACGGTAAGAACAGCCAGCAGGCCGGAGACCTCGCTGAAGACTTGGCAGCTGGTATGCTGGGAACAACTTTAGGACTGGAGCTTGACCCTGACCAGGCCTGGTCGGAAAAAGAACAGGCTTACAAATCCAGCGGCCTGTTTGTTAAAACCACCAATATTACACAGACCGCAAAAGGACAGGAAGGGCTGTGGACGACAACAGTGGCAATAGCAATGTTTTTGTTTGATTAA
- the speB gene encoding agmatinase, with translation MKEAINFGFLPEEHSNPENAGIVIIPVAYDGTSTWLKGADEGPAAIMEASANMELYDIETDSEVYKKGIFTEDIIGGEISTKEMVEVATEITKYYLEKGKFTVVIGGEHSVSIGPIRAYAEQYDNLTILQLDAHSDLREEYNGSKFNHACVMARAKELCPVVQVGIRSMDYSEKKSMDTSKVFFAKDIYDNTDWIKKVISKLSDNVYITIDLDVFDPSIMPSTGTPEPGGLLWYDVLALLKAVAGKKNIVGFDVVELCPGEENKAPDFLAAKLIYKLLSYKFESGNK, from the coding sequence ATGAAAGAAGCGATTAACTTCGGGTTTCTGCCTGAAGAACATTCTAATCCGGAAAATGCAGGCATTGTTATTATTCCCGTCGCCTACGACGGAACAAGCACCTGGCTCAAAGGCGCAGACGAAGGGCCGGCGGCGATAATGGAAGCCTCTGCCAACATGGAGCTTTACGATATAGAGACCGATTCGGAGGTTTACAAAAAAGGCATATTTACCGAAGACATTATAGGCGGAGAAATCTCTACTAAGGAGATGGTTGAAGTAGCTACGGAAATAACAAAGTATTATCTCGAAAAAGGCAAGTTCACGGTGGTCATAGGCGGGGAGCACTCGGTCAGCATCGGCCCGATTAGAGCCTATGCGGAACAATATGATAACTTGACCATCTTGCAGCTGGATGCTCACTCCGATTTAAGAGAGGAATACAACGGCTCAAAATTTAACCACGCCTGCGTTATGGCCCGCGCCAAAGAGCTTTGCCCGGTTGTTCAGGTTGGTATCAGGAGTATGGATTACTCCGAAAAAAAATCTATGGATACGTCAAAGGTATTTTTTGCAAAGGACATATACGACAACACCGACTGGATTAAGAAAGTTATTTCCAAACTCTCCGATAATGTGTACATAACAATCGACCTCGACGTGTTCGATCCTTCCATAATGCCTTCCACCGGCACCCCTGAGCCGGGCGGATTATTATGGTATGATGTGCTTGCTTTATTGAAGGCAGTTGCCGGCAAGAAAAATATCGTCGGCTTCGATGTCGTCGAGTTATGCCCCGGCGAAGAGAACAAGGCCCCCGACTTCCTCGCCGCCAAGCTCATCTACAAGCTCCTAAGCTATAAGTTTGAATCTGGTAATAAATAA
- the rsmH gene encoding 16S rRNA (cytosine(1402)-N(4))-methyltransferase RsmH, which produces MRFNETGNGGPPPKKHQRRRRYSGTHPKNFGEKYKEHNISAYPEIKEYLRAKGRTPAGSHIPILTKEVIACLKPKRGEVIVDCTVGYGGHTSEFIKHIGQSGKLIALDVDNAELERTRNRLSKENVPVSFHRSNFAGIGKVLKKENLDGCDIIFADLGVSSMQIDNPERGMSYKNDGPLDMRMDDRLKRTGVDLLNSLSEKDLSEAFLKLADEPDHRKIAHEIITQRAEQAITQTSQLVDLIFDAKGIDKKIWRQERRSSKSNSLHPAALVFQALRILVNDELGCLRELLRVAPYCLRPGGRIGIISFHSGEDRLVKQSFRDGVRNGIYQTAAEEAIVPQFEEIHSNPRSASAKFRWAAIKSL; this is translated from the coding sequence ATGCGTTTTAACGAAACCGGTAATGGCGGTCCGCCGCCGAAGAAGCATCAACGGCGGCGGAGATACAGCGGAACTCACCCTAAAAACTTCGGGGAAAAATACAAGGAGCACAACATCTCGGCCTACCCGGAGATAAAGGAGTATCTGCGAGCAAAAGGCAGGACGCCGGCAGGCAGTCATATTCCCATCCTGACAAAAGAAGTTATAGCGTGCCTGAAGCCAAAGAGAGGCGAGGTAATAGTTGACTGCACCGTCGGCTACGGGGGGCATACATCGGAGTTTATCAAGCACATAGGGCAAAGCGGGAAATTGATTGCCTTGGATGTCGATAACGCCGAACTGGAGCGCACCCGCAACCGGCTAAGCAAAGAGAACGTGCCTGTTAGTTTCCATCGGAGCAACTTTGCAGGGATAGGCAAGGTGCTAAAAAAAGAAAATCTCGACGGCTGTGACATTATCTTTGCCGACCTTGGGGTTTCGAGTATGCAAATAGACAATCCAGAGCGTGGGATGAGCTATAAGAACGATGGGCCGCTGGATATGCGTATGGACGACCGGCTGAAGCGAACCGGAGTGGATTTGCTCAATAGTCTTTCAGAAAAGGATTTGTCCGAGGCATTTTTGAAGCTGGCGGATGAACCTGACCATCGGAAAATCGCCCATGAGATAATTACGCAGCGAGCCGAGCAGGCGATTACGCAGACTTCACAGTTAGTTGATTTGATTTTTGACGCAAAGGGGATTGATAAGAAAATCTGGCGCCAGGAACGCCGCAGCTCAAAATCCAATTCGCTGCATCCTGCTGCGCTGGTCTTTCAGGCGCTGCGGATATTAGTCAATGATGAGCTGGGCTGTTTAAGGGAGCTTTTAAGAGTTGCGCCATACTGCCTGCGTCCGGGCGGGCGAATCGGGATAATAAGTTTTCACAGCGGCGAAGACCGCCTTGTAAAGCAATCGTTTCGCGATGGCGTCAGAAACGGCATATACCAAACGGCGGCTGAGGAGGCAATAGTGCCGCAATTCGAAGAAATTCACTCAAATCCCCGCAGCGCATCGGCCAAGTTTCGCTGGGCCGCAATAAAATCTCTATAG
- a CDS encoding NAD+ synthase — MRIALGQFNAVVGDLAGNAEKMRSMYAEALASNVDLLIFPELAVCGYPPEDLLHKKHFLEDCHSAVEKLAADCPKGTIIVGFADTYEGDCYNSAAILQNGKVSKIYRKVLLPNYGIFDERRYFRAGTEPMVIEVAGLNIAVTICADVWNIDWLADFLGDAGKIQIVLNISASPFYMGKTEQRQAILSRCAKEFNCAACYCNLVGGQDEIVFDGRSMFADSSGKIVACAKAFDEDLLIVDVTAAGKAVQVKPQTAPSPQPADSIDEIYRALVLGVRDYTRKNDFAKVLLGLSGGVDSSVTAAIAAAALGAENVVGITMPSEFNSLETIADAGKVAKNLGIELLNIPIGPALAQFDLALKQAPGWDSKGIAYENLQARIRGSILMSLSNSTGSLVLTSGNKSETAVGYATLYGDTAGGFAVIKDVPKTFVYKLADHINKIAGQQVIPASIITRIPSAELRPGQKDSDSLPDYDLLDKILKGYVEEDKSAGELIKGGLPAKDVHRVIRMVDRNEYKRRQSPPGVKITPKAFGKDRRLPITNRYSCCDDAM, encoded by the coding sequence GTGCGTATAGCTTTAGGACAATTTAACGCGGTGGTTGGGGATTTGGCGGGAAACGCCGAGAAGATGCGCAGTATGTATGCCGAGGCTCTTGCCTCGAATGTGGATTTGCTTATCTTTCCGGAACTGGCTGTTTGCGGCTATCCGCCGGAGGATTTGCTGCATAAGAAGCATTTTTTAGAAGACTGCCATTCGGCTGTCGAAAAGCTGGCCGCCGACTGCCCGAAAGGGACCATAATAGTCGGCTTCGCGGATACATACGAAGGCGACTGTTACAATTCCGCCGCTATCCTGCAAAACGGGAAAGTGAGCAAAATTTATCGAAAGGTGCTGCTGCCGAATTACGGCATTTTCGATGAGCGAAGGTATTTCCGCGCCGGTACCGAGCCAATGGTAATCGAGGTTGCGGGACTAAATATTGCGGTCACCATTTGTGCGGACGTGTGGAACATTGATTGGCTGGCCGATTTCCTCGGTGATGCCGGTAAAATCCAAATTGTTCTAAACATCTCGGCATCACCTTTTTATATGGGCAAGACCGAACAGAGGCAGGCGATTCTCAGCCGGTGCGCAAAAGAATTTAATTGCGCTGCCTGTTACTGCAACCTTGTCGGCGGTCAGGATGAAATAGTTTTTGACGGCCGGAGTATGTTCGCCGATTCGAGCGGCAAAATTGTTGCCTGCGCTAAGGCATTCGATGAGGATTTGCTGATTGTAGATGTCACCGCCGCTGGTAAAGCTGTGCAGGTGAAGCCCCAAACGGCCCCCTCGCCTCAGCCGGCTGATTCGATTGATGAGATTTACCGTGCGCTTGTGCTCGGGGTAAGAGATTATACCCGCAAGAACGATTTTGCGAAGGTCCTGCTGGGCCTTAGCGGAGGAGTAGATTCTTCCGTTACCGCTGCTATTGCCGCAGCCGCGCTTGGCGCTGAAAATGTTGTCGGCATTACGATGCCGTCGGAATTCAACAGCCTCGAGACAATAGCTGATGCCGGGAAAGTTGCGAAAAATCTGGGCATCGAGCTTCTGAACATTCCTATTGGGCCGGCGCTGGCACAGTTTGACTTGGCATTAAAACAGGCCCCCGGCTGGGACAGCAAAGGCATTGCTTATGAGAATCTGCAGGCCAGAATCCGCGGCAGTATCCTGATGTCGCTTAGCAACAGCACCGGCTCATTGGTGCTGACGAGCGGCAACAAAAGCGAAACAGCGGTCGGCTATGCCACTTTATATGGTGACACAGCAGGGGGCTTCGCGGTAATAAAAGACGTGCCGAAAACTTTTGTTTACAAGCTGGCCGACCATATAAACAAAATAGCAGGCCAGCAGGTAATACCAGCCAGCATAATAACCAGGATTCCGAGCGCCGAGCTGAGGCCGGGGCAAAAGGACAGCGATAGTCTGCCTGATTATGATTTGCTCGATAAGATCCTCAAAGGGTACGTGGAAGAAGATAAGTCCGCTGGCGAACTTATCAAAGGAGGGCTACCGGCCAAGGACGTGCACAGAGTTATTCGTATGGTTGACCGGAACGAATACAAGAGGAGACAATCGCCGCCGGGGGTAAAAATTACGCCAAAGGCCTTTGGTAAAGACAGAAGACTGCCGATTACGAATCGTTACAGCTGCTGTGATGATGCAATGTAG
- a CDS encoding lipid-A-disaccharide synthase N-terminal domain-containing protein: MLHSVIEFLKSAIAEQIVGDPVWASVALVGQVVFGGRFVLQWIVSEYKKKSHVPTSFWFVSLVGSLILLSYSIHIKNPIFMLGFSLNTLIYIRNLHLIYNHSKKGVVTVVEKNGD, encoded by the coding sequence ATGTTACATTCAGTAATTGAATTTTTGAAAAGCGCGATAGCCGAGCAAATCGTGGGCGACCCCGTTTGGGCGTCCGTGGCCCTGGTAGGACAAGTGGTGTTCGGCGGAAGATTTGTACTTCAGTGGATAGTCAGCGAATACAAAAAAAAATCCCACGTGCCGACCTCTTTCTGGTTCGTATCGCTAGTAGGCAGTCTCATCCTGCTTAGTTACTCCATCCACATAAAAAATCCCATATTCATGCTGGGCTTTTCACTAAATACCCTAATATACATCCGCAATCTTCATTTGATTTATAACCATTCCAAAAAAGGCGTGGTAACCGTCGTAGAAAAAAATGGGGATTGA
- a CDS encoding VanZ family protein, whose protein sequence is MALIRRPKLTIISLLLYWPGIFILAHIPIPQVVYRAGVSDKSLHFLVYLILVFLLWFAISPDKKVNWRRAAVWWVLFVVVWYGVVDEVLQKYVGRSCDVMDFIADLTGTLAGLVLFSFFTFWPVALVVAGTTIFTVTNFTRANLADLVPITNAMFNLFGYGFFTMLWIQNISIFLRMKAPKFKWIITALALPLCFLLTVRLFSVIFGKDFGVKDIIVAVAGITAVVATTYLIALCRKGVSRAA, encoded by the coding sequence ATGGCTTTAATTCGTCGACCAAAGCTGACTATAATCTCGCTGCTGCTTTATTGGCCAGGTATTTTTATCCTCGCACATATACCTATTCCGCAAGTGGTTTACAGGGCCGGCGTGTCCGACAAAAGCCTTCATTTTCTTGTATATCTTATTCTTGTATTTCTACTGTGGTTCGCAATCAGTCCCGACAAAAAAGTGAACTGGCGCAGAGCTGCTGTTTGGTGGGTGCTTTTTGTGGTGGTTTGGTATGGGGTTGTCGACGAGGTGCTTCAGAAGTATGTCGGACGCAGTTGTGACGTTATGGATTTTATAGCAGATTTGACGGGCACACTTGCGGGACTGGTCTTGTTTTCATTTTTCACTTTTTGGCCGGTGGCACTTGTAGTAGCGGGCACTACTATCTTTACTGTAACGAATTTTACACGGGCGAATCTGGCTGACCTGGTTCCGATTACAAATGCGATGTTTAATCTTTTTGGCTACGGATTTTTTACTATGCTGTGGATTCAAAATATATCTATTTTCCTGCGGATGAAAGCTCCGAAGTTTAAATGGATAATAACAGCGTTAGCCCTGCCCTTATGTTTTTTATTAACGGTGAGATTATTTTCTGTAATTTTCGGCAAGGATTTCGGGGTGAAAGATATAATCGTCGCTGTCGCAGGGATAACAGCAGTTGTTGCCACAACTTATCTAATTGCTTTATGCCGTAAAGGGGTTTCGCGGGCGGCTTAG
- a CDS encoding TIGR03790 family protein, producing the protein MKTILRKLITGWFLVYILCSASAFALEPDEILVIANSDIEASVQLAQYYCAKRGVPAENILTLPLGASLNDTIDRNNYKKQLVEPICKKLADFDFAIKIKCLLTTYGVPIKVGKRGQLKNQQDNLTQLKNLAEQEKTRIEQLKHNGTVDTPKKMKDAKLKLAQLQVEIDHIIGKETDASVDSELSMVLFSDYELYRWQPNRLKDNSLGLYTNTLMVSRLDGPSFEIAKGLIDKAIMAEKTGLRGIVYIDSRGRKDNKNPYSYGHFDQSLRDLAALTRLQTGMTVEEERTEKLFEPNSCPQTAIYCGWYSLGKYVDAFDFVPGAIGYHVSSWEAVDLRDPNSSQWCPAMLKDGATVTLGPVAEPYLHTFPPPKDFFQELFNGRCLVEAYYRTNPFNSWQMVLIGDPLYKPFKNRQSRSG; encoded by the coding sequence ATGAAAACCATCCTGCGCAAGCTAATCACGGGATGGTTTTTGGTTTATATCCTGTGCAGTGCTTCGGCTTTTGCGCTTGAGCCGGATGAGATTCTGGTAATAGCAAACAGCGACATTGAAGCATCTGTACAGCTTGCCCAATATTACTGCGCAAAACGAGGCGTACCGGCAGAAAATATTCTCACCTTGCCTTTAGGAGCATCCCTTAACGACACAATCGACAGAAATAATTATAAAAAACAGCTTGTTGAGCCTATTTGCAAAAAATTAGCTGACTTTGACTTTGCCATTAAAATCAAATGCCTCCTGACAACCTACGGCGTGCCAATAAAGGTAGGAAAACGCGGGCAGTTAAAGAACCAGCAGGATAATCTAACGCAATTGAAAAATCTGGCTGAGCAGGAAAAAACCAGGATTGAACAATTAAAGCACAATGGCACAGTCGACACTCCCAAGAAGATGAAAGATGCCAAACTCAAACTGGCTCAGTTGCAAGTAGAAATTGACCATATCATCGGCAAAGAAACAGATGCGTCAGTGGATAGTGAGTTGTCAATGGTTCTGTTCAGCGATTACGAACTGTATCGCTGGCAGCCTAACAGACTAAAGGATAATTCGCTTGGTCTTTATACTAACACGCTTATGGTTTCCCGCCTTGATGGGCCGAGTTTCGAGATTGCAAAAGGCCTTATCGATAAAGCAATAATGGCAGAAAAAACCGGCTTAAGAGGCATTGTTTACATCGATTCACGGGGCAGGAAAGATAACAAAAATCCTTATTCGTACGGCCATTTTGACCAATCTTTGCGGGATTTAGCAGCACTTACAAGACTGCAAACAGGAATGACCGTTGAAGAGGAGCGAACAGAAAAACTTTTCGAACCAAATTCATGTCCGCAGACGGCCATTTATTGCGGCTGGTATAGCCTGGGCAAGTATGTTGACGCTTTCGACTTCGTTCCTGGCGCCATAGGGTATCACGTTTCGAGTTGGGAAGCTGTTGACCTTCGCGACCCGAACAGCAGCCAATGGTGCCCGGCTATGCTCAAAGACGGAGCAACCGTCACGCTCGGACCGGTGGCCGAGCCGTATCTTCATACATTTCCGCCGCCAAAAGATTTTTTCCAGGAGCTATTCAATGGCCGCTGTCTTGTCGAGGCATACTATCGCACAAACCCCTTTAATTCCTGGCAAATGGTTTTAATAGGCGACCCCCTCTACAAACCTTTCAAAAACCGCCAAAGTCGTTCTGGCTAA
- a CDS encoding sugar transferase — translation MKKVFKQVLDISISLPAIVLLLPVFAVIAIAIKLNSRGPVVFKQERAGKNGKPFIFYKFRTMRVDADSFGPSPKAGDDPRLTKTGKLLREYSLDELPQLFNVLKGDMSIVGPRPLYVSQMAEWNERQKKRLLVKPGLTGLAQISGRGELTREEKLELDVKYVETAGLWLDLKIILTTAAQVFSRKNIYEKKYSQAEFTRGEQNKK, via the coding sequence ATGAAGAAAGTTTTTAAACAGGTTCTTGATATATCAATTTCTCTGCCGGCGATAGTATTACTGTTGCCGGTTTTCGCTGTTATAGCAATAGCTATAAAACTGAATAGCCGTGGACCCGTTGTTTTTAAACAGGAAAGAGCAGGCAAAAATGGCAAGCCGTTTATATTCTACAAGTTTCGCACGATGAGAGTTGATGCCGACTCGTTTGGGCCAAGTCCAAAGGCAGGCGATGACCCACGCCTGACAAAAACAGGAAAACTCCTTCGCGAATATTCACTTGATGAACTGCCTCAATTGTTCAACGTATTAAAAGGAGATATGAGTATTGTTGGACCTCGACCGCTGTATGTTTCACAGATGGCCGAGTGGAACGAAAGGCAAAAAAAACGGCTGCTTGTCAAACCAGGACTGACAGGCTTGGCGCAGATTTCCGGCAGGGGTGAACTTACACGTGAAGAAAAACTTGAGCTTGATGTAAAGTATGTTGAAACAGCCGGTCTATGGCTCGACTTAAAGATAATTCTCACAACTGCCGCACAGGTGTTTAGTCGAAAGAATATATACGAAAAAAAATATTCACAGGCGGAATTTACAAGAGGAGAGCAGAATAAAAAATAA
- a CDS encoding glycosyltransferase family 2 protein, whose protein sequence is MLVSIIIPTRNEEKFIGKCLDSFLAQTGNKKDHEVLCVDGMSTDRTVEIIKEHSTRDNRIKLITNTAKITPVAMNLGVKQAKGDFIMVVSCHAEYAPDYIDKCLEVAQRTGADQVGGYMITRPAENTAVGTAIAAATSCRFGVGNSAFRTGGPEQEVDIVPFGMYRREVFEKIGLYDERLVRNQDLELNKRLLKAGGKTIISPEIKLKYYNRSTYMGLWQQAFNNGLWIPYTIWLSGSGFNLRHLIPMFFVSGLITFAIGAFWVRFLGWILLGYIMLYLSTASVVTIQIARQTKTSAILVLWSFVVLHLAYGLGSIWAIITIPFKFPNPRRGITGQPPAYRKT, encoded by the coding sequence ATGCTTGTATCTATCATTATCCCTACACGGAACGAAGAGAAATTCATCGGTAAGTGTCTCGACTCTTTTCTCGCCCAGACGGGAAACAAAAAAGATCATGAAGTTTTGTGTGTCGACGGTATGAGCACCGACAGAACTGTTGAGATAATTAAGGAGCATTCAACTCGTGACAATAGAATCAAATTAATAACAAATACCGCAAAGATTACTCCTGTTGCTATGAATCTTGGGGTAAAACAGGCAAAAGGTGATTTCATAATGGTCGTTAGCTGTCACGCTGAATATGCACCAGATTATATTGATAAATGTCTTGAGGTGGCTCAACGTACTGGAGCAGACCAGGTTGGCGGCTATATGATTACACGTCCTGCTGAAAATACGGCGGTTGGTACGGCTATCGCCGCGGCCACCAGTTGTCGATTTGGGGTGGGAAATTCTGCGTTTAGAACCGGAGGACCCGAACAGGAAGTTGATATTGTTCCGTTCGGAATGTATCGCAGAGAAGTGTTTGAAAAAATCGGTCTTTATGATGAAAGACTGGTACGCAATCAGGACCTTGAACTTAACAAACGCCTGCTTAAGGCTGGCGGCAAAACTATTATCTCCCCCGAAATTAAACTGAAGTATTACAATCGTTCCACTTATATGGGGCTTTGGCAGCAGGCTTTTAATAATGGTTTATGGATCCCCTACACCATCTGGCTCTCCGGCTCAGGATTCAATCTGCGACATCTAATACCTATGTTTTTTGTTTCAGGCCTGATCACTTTTGCTATAGGAGCCTTTTGGGTGCGGTTTCTTGGCTGGATACTGCTCGGATACATCATGTTGTATCTTTCCACTGCTTCTGTAGTTACAATTCAAATCGCCAGGCAGACAAAAACATCCGCCATTCTTGTTTTGTGGTCATTTGTCGTGTTGCATTTAGCTTATGGCCTCGGGTCAATATGGGCAATTATAACGATACCATTCAAGTTTCCTAACCCTCGCAGAGGAATTACAGGCCAACCTCCGGCGTATCGAAAAACGTAG
- a CDS encoding glycosyltransferase family 4 protein, which yields MHILYIHQYFATPFGATGTRSYEFAKRWVKAGHKVTVITGYYDIGGLEMGKGILQKQTIEGINVVVVGTKYSNKQSYFRRIISFLSFCFFSIYTGLRIKKIDVIYVTSTPLTVGIPAIALKCLKRVPFVFEVRDQWPETPIEMGIIKNRVLIKILLWLEKTIYKQSSAIVALSVPMAEDIRNILTQNKSITVIPNSCDAELFRPDIDGSAIRHQKGWVDKLVLLHAGAMGKITGLEFIIEAADKLRGYQDILFVLVGDGFRKGALQDSVQKLGLKNVEILPSVPKQQLPPIIAAADVIMAVIGKFPIIERHASLNKFYDGLSAGKPLLLNYSGWQRELIEKHQAGFGCKLCDVDEFVEKVLYLKSYRNRLAEMGQNARLIAEELFDRDKLADRLKAVLLIAAKQGEVIS from the coding sequence ATGCACATACTCTATATTCACCAGTATTTTGCAACACCTTTTGGCGCCACTGGTACCCGTTCATATGAATTTGCCAAGCGATGGGTTAAAGCCGGGCATAAAGTTACAGTCATAACCGGGTATTATGATATAGGCGGTTTAGAGATGGGGAAGGGAATCTTACAAAAACAAACTATAGAAGGAATAAATGTGGTCGTTGTTGGAACCAAGTACAGCAATAAGCAATCGTATTTTCGGAGAATAATATCATTTCTGTCCTTTTGTTTTTTCAGTATTTACACGGGCCTGAGAATTAAAAAAATAGACGTAATATACGTAACGAGTACTCCGCTGACAGTGGGAATTCCCGCTATAGCGCTAAAATGTCTGAAACGTGTCCCCTTTGTTTTTGAAGTTCGTGACCAGTGGCCGGAGACACCAATAGAAATGGGCATAATCAAGAACAGGGTTCTCATAAAGATTCTTCTATGGCTTGAAAAGACCATATACAAACAAAGCTCGGCGATTGTGGCTTTATCAGTGCCTATGGCCGAAGATATAAGGAATATACTAACTCAAAACAAAAGCATAACAGTGATTCCGAACAGTTGTGACGCAGAACTGTTCCGACCCGATATCGATGGCAGCGCAATTCGGCATCAAAAAGGTTGGGTGGATAAACTTGTACTGCTACATGCCGGCGCAATGGGGAAGATTACTGGCCTCGAATTTATCATTGAGGCTGCCGACAAACTTAGAGGTTATCAGGACATTCTGTTTGTATTGGTAGGAGACGGCTTTAGAAAAGGTGCCCTGCAAGACAGTGTCCAAAAGCTTGGTTTGAAAAATGTGGAAATTTTACCTTCTGTGCCGAAACAGCAGCTCCCTCCGATTATAGCGGCAGCGGACGTCATTATGGCTGTGATTGGGAAATTCCCTATTATAGAAAGGCACGCCTCGCTTAATAAATTTTACGATGGTCTATCAGCAGGTAAGCCGCTGCTCCTGAACTATTCAGGCTGGCAGAGAGAGCTGATTGAAAAACACCAGGCTGGATTCGGATGTAAACTTTGTGATGTGGATGAATTTGTTGAGAAGGTGTTGTATCTTAAATCATATAGAAATAGATTAGCTGAAATGGGACAGAATGCCCGACTAATCGCCGAGGAGCTGTTTGACCGAGATAAATTAGCCGACCGTCTCAAAGCCGTTTTGTTAATCGCGGCAAAACAGGGTGAGGTTATAAGCTGA